A portion of the Calliphora vicina chromosome 5, idCalVici1.1, whole genome shotgun sequence genome contains these proteins:
- the Coop gene encoding uncharacterized protein Coop: MQNHQQQQQQQHQHQTQRASAQSTSAAAVATTHFTNTAKLPIETVKLLIGSVSRRPNLWIRTNNGQKRSDINALWQQVSQEVHLPADICRIKWGHLRDNFRKVFIRNTLSAEPPTTWRFYNDMRFMEAPVAENVMRHHRLREQSLYWQGVNSAEPRQSSSASSTAALHDNCDRSIQNQFDFSEISAFFQNHGATINKRIKLETSESETSLHDLTQITPPANTFFQNGNAYEISDIKSGQTHIVNEVEAHNGHDNTIDDNDDDDDQFDEDATSVEDNYPISVRNEKLSNDNNSKVNIQNCNPSKNEIKAEETCAHLHEQDSDRMFLLSLLPYLRKVKEQRKLQVRQKLQDVLIQEFG, from the exons ATGCAGAACcatcaacagcagcaacaacaacaacatcaacaccAAACACAAAGAGCTTCCGCGCAATCAACATCAGCTGCTGCTGTGGCAACAACACATTTTACCAACACAGCAAAATTACCAATAGAAACAGTTAAATTGTTGATTGGATCTGTATCACGTAGACCCAATCTATGGATTCGCACTAACAATGGTCAAAAAAGATCCGATATAAATGCATTGTGGCAACAAGTTAGTCAAGAGGTTCATCTACCAG CCGATATTTGTCGAATAAAATGGGGTCATTTGCGTGATAACTTTCGGAAAGTGTTCATTCGAAACACCCTATCAGCTGAACCACCTACTACATGGCGTTTCTATAATGATATGCGTTTTATGGAAGCACCTGTTGCTGAAAACGTGATGCGCCATCATAGACTACGCGAACAATCTCTTTACTGGCAGGGAGTTAACAGTGCCGAACCACGACAAAGCTCATCGGCGTCATCTACAGCAGCACTGCATGATAATTGCGATCGATCCATACAAAAtcaatttgatttttctgaaataTCAGCATTCTTTCAAAATCATGGTGCCACCATCAACAAAcgtattaaattagaaacctcTGAATCGGAAACATCATTACACGATTTGACCCAAATTACGCCACCAGCaaacactttttttcaaaatggcaaTGCATATGAAATATCAGACATAAAGTCAGGTCAAACACATATTGTGAATGAAGTCGAGGCCCATAATGGTCATGATAACACCATTGATGacaacgatgatgatgatgaccaGTTTGATGAAGATGCTACCTCAGTAGAGGACAACTATCCGATATCTGTAAGAAATGAGAAATTATCAAATGACAATAACTCTAAGGTTAATATACAAAATTGCAATCCATCCAAAAACGAAATTAAGGCGGAGGAAACATGTGCACATCTTCATGAACAGGATTCAGATCGTATGTTTCTATTAAGTTTGTTACCATAtttacgaaaagttaaagagcAAAGAAAACTTCAAGTTCGTCAAAAATTGCAAGATGTTTTAATACAAGAGTTTGGTTGA